From Microbacterium sp. LWH11-1.2, one genomic window encodes:
- a CDS encoding MFS transporter, translating to MTHASPHTTTLRSDEPSLFRLAGLPYFLIAFIARLPFAMMVVGVLTVVVSARGSLSLGGLTSAAVGLGTACFGPLLGAAADRWGQRGVLLALALANGAMLVVFTLVVYGSAADGFVLLAAAGIGATAPQVAPLSRSRLVTIIRERMPDARQARTLSGTMAYESAADETVFVFGPFLVGVLASALAPWAPLAGAAALTVLFVGAFALHPSGRHVSQERDADGKAPSAVSELFRPQLLIVVLGILGVGVFFGAMLTALTSFMADRGAPEQAGLLYGVMGVGSAILALGVAWLPPAFTLRARWLVFSGILLAGTVLLVFVDSPGTMMVALAIMGIGIGPTLVTQYSFGAARSPLGRSATVMTMLGSGVVVGQSLGAATTGEIAEGVGTAPALLIPMIAAALVFVAGLANWFLSRTTPRAVRVAA from the coding sequence GACGAGCCCAGCCTCTTCCGCCTGGCAGGGCTCCCGTACTTCCTGATCGCCTTCATCGCGCGACTGCCGTTCGCGATGATGGTCGTCGGGGTGCTCACCGTCGTCGTCTCGGCGCGGGGGTCGCTCTCGCTCGGCGGGCTCACCTCCGCCGCCGTGGGGCTCGGGACGGCGTGCTTCGGCCCGCTGCTCGGAGCGGCGGCCGACCGCTGGGGGCAGCGCGGCGTGCTCCTCGCACTCGCGCTGGCGAACGGCGCGATGCTCGTGGTCTTCACCCTGGTCGTCTACGGCAGCGCGGCGGACGGCTTCGTGCTGTTGGCGGCGGCGGGCATCGGCGCGACGGCACCGCAGGTCGCGCCGCTGTCCCGCTCACGTCTGGTCACGATCATCCGCGAGCGGATGCCGGATGCCCGGCAGGCGCGCACCCTCTCCGGCACGATGGCCTACGAGTCCGCGGCGGACGAGACCGTCTTCGTCTTCGGGCCCTTCCTTGTCGGCGTCCTCGCCTCGGCGCTCGCGCCCTGGGCGCCCCTGGCCGGAGCCGCGGCCCTCACCGTGCTGTTCGTCGGCGCGTTCGCCCTGCATCCGAGCGGCCGCCACGTCTCGCAGGAGCGCGACGCCGACGGCAAGGCGCCGTCCGCCGTCTCGGAGCTCTTCCGTCCGCAGCTCCTCATCGTCGTGCTCGGCATCCTCGGAGTGGGGGTCTTCTTCGGCGCGATGCTGACCGCGCTCACGTCCTTCATGGCCGACCGCGGCGCGCCGGAGCAGGCCGGACTCCTGTACGGCGTGATGGGCGTCGGCTCCGCGATCCTCGCGCTCGGCGTCGCCTGGCTGCCGCCCGCGTTCACCCTGCGCGCGCGGTGGCTGGTGTTCTCCGGCATCCTGCTCGCCGGCACCGTGCTGCTCGTGTTCGTGGATTCGCCGGGCACGATGATGGTCGCGCTCGCCATCATGGGGATCGGCATCGGACCGACACTCGTCACCCAGTACAGCTTCGGCGCCGCCCGCAGTCCGCTCGGCCGCTCGGCGACCGTCATGACGATGCTCGGCTCCGGGGTCGTCGTGGGGCAGTCCCTGGGTGCCGCGACGACCGGGGAGATCGCCGAGGGGGTCGGCACGGCCCCGGCCCTGCTGATCCCGATGATCGCGGCGGCCCTCGTGTTCGTCGCCGGACTCGCCAACTGGTTCCTCAGTCGCACGACGCCGCGTGCCGTGCGCGTCGCCGCCTGA